TAACCATCAACGTAGAGGTAAGCTGAAGAAGATGGACTGGAGGAGAATTTGGAACGATAAGAACCATCGAATCCAAAAAAGTATTTTCCATTTTGTCCGATGATCTTTTTGGGATTGGTAGACAATTCGCCGCCCAATGATCCTGCCCATTTGGACACGCCGGGCAGCTCGCCACCGGAAATATCCTTGAATGCTGCAGCGCCTCCTGTTTCTTCCAGGGGTACCGGTGCATTCTTGAAGGATTCATACTTTGCATCTGTATAAGCCACGGCGCCGTAGAAGGAAAAATTATCATTGATCCTGTAGTTGGCATCTAACTCTGCCCCATATACGCGCACTTCTTCCGCATTGGCGAGATAGCCACGGTTCACGCCTACTTCAGCAGTTTGCACCTGCGTTTGAAAATCCTTCACCTGTGTATAATGCACAGCCAGGTTCACTGTAAGGCCTCCCAGCGGGTGCGTTTTGGCGCCCACTTCATAGTGTGTTACTTTCTCCGGAGCGATCTGCGCCAGATCAAGCATTGGCTTGCCAGATGCTGTAGGCAAACCGCCGAGATTCACACCAATCGGTTTGTAGCTGGTAGATACAGTAGCAAATGTGTTCACCTTGTTGGATAAATTATACTGTACAGTCAACTGACCGGAGAAATTATTTTCATCAACATCCTTTGTGAATGCCTGGTTGGAATACACAAGGTTCTTCAGAGCGATGAGTGCAGGATCATCGGTCTGCAAACCACCATAGGTCTGACGATCGTAATCCACTTCTTTTTTGTCGTAGTTCCAGCGAATTCCGGGAAGGATGTGCAGGCGGTTGGTGATGGCCCAGTCGATCTGTCCAAACACCGCGCCACCAAAGCTTTTCAGCCTGGATTTGGTTTTGATGCCAAAGCCGTCGAAGAGACCCGGCGTTTTCCATAATTCGCTGGTGGTGCTTTGTGAAAAGCGCCACTGCGCTGACCCCGATTCTTCTATATGCACAGGATCCGTCTTCAGGTCCTGCCCGATAGCGAATACACCGATCACACCACTCAGACGATTTGAGAAATTACCTGCATAGCGGATCTCCTGCGTCCATTGCTTATGTTTGGAAGTTGCCTGTGACAAAGACAATACAGCAAGACCGGTGAAGTCGCGGTCATTGGACGGGTCCCAATTCCAGTAACGCCAGGCAGATGTGGAGGTGAGCGTTCCGTTACCAATCTTCCAGTCGATATTTAACGATACGCCGCCCAGTTCATTGCCTGATCTCCAGGTGGTATTGTGATCGATCACACGGTCAAATGCATTTCGGCTGGGCAACTGATAATTGAGGTCTGCAATGATCTGATCAAACTGACGGTAGGCGGCTCTTTTAGTGGTTACAACGCCTGCGAGCACCTGCGCATAACCATCAGGGTGTTGCTCAGAAACATCACCCGTGAGCGTTATATTGAGGTTCTCGGTTGGTGTGAATAATAATTGTCCTCTTACACCCAGGTTGTTCAAAGTATTTTCTTTTTTTCCCGTTGCCACATTTTTCAATACACCATCACGGTGTGTGCCGGAAAATGAAATGCGGCCTGCCAGTTTGTTTTTGATCAGCGGGCCGGTCACCGATGCTTTGGATTGAATAAAACCAAAATTGCCGTAACTCGCTTCAAAGTTGAGACCTGTAGTGAAACTGGGCTTTCGTGTAGTGATATTGAAAGCGCCGGCAGTAGTGTTCTTTCCGAACAGTGTGCCCTGCGGGCCGCGCAGCACTTCAATCTGTTCAACATCGATAAAATCAAGTGTGGTGGCTGCAGGACGTGCATAATAAACACCATCCACATAAAATCCCACGCCGGGATCGATACCATCATTGGTCAATCCAAAAGTAGAACCCAACCCGCGGATATTGAGAGTAGTATTCCTGGGGTTGGATGAATACAACTGTACAGTAGGAACCTGTTCCTTCAAACGATTCACATTGAAAGCGCCTGTGGCTTCCACTTGTGCCCCTCCTACAACAGAAATAGGAATGGGAACATTCTGTGCAGACTCGATACGTCTCCTTGAAGTGATCACCACTTCAGTAAGGTTGTAATCAACGGACAAAACAACATTGAGCGGTGATGCAGGATTATCACTGATCTCCACCTCCTTGTTGGCAAACCCTGCAGCGCTGAAACGAAGAATAAAAGGGGGCGCTTTTTTAGAGGTAATAGAGAAGTTACCGTGACCATCAGCAATAGCGTAATTGCTGGTTCCGCGGATCAGTACGGTTACACCAGGTAAACCTGCGCCTGTACTGTCTTTTACCCCCCCCGTCACAACATACTGAGCGGAAGCGATGGCGGCCAATAATAGCATCGGCAATAACAATTGGAGTTTCTTTCTCATAGCAAATAAGTATTCCGGGTTAAAAGTTTTGAAAACGAAATCGTTGGTGACACTGAAAAGCAAAAGACTAACACTTGGGAGAGAGGCTTCCCCAACAACAGAAGGAACAACAACAGGTGCGTGCAAAAATCATTAGTCTATCAAATTGGTAGACAAATATATTTAAAGTTTCGTTTCCGCAATAGTTTCACTAAAAAAAATTGGGAGAAGAGAGAGAAAATAGCTGTAATTGCAGTATCCAGCCGGCATAATTGCCGGCTAATCAATCAGTTCCTCTGAAGTAAAAAAAATGAATTCTGCAATGCCTCCGAACAGCATTCAATACTCCTTTTGACAATTCTCACAAAAGAAAGTTCTTCTTTTTGTTTTGCCCAGGTGTGCTTTATGCAGTGGGATCCTGCAGCGTGGACATTCTTTTTTTGTATGTACCTGCCAATGTTTTTTAAGCACATATTCCTTTTTCCATTTCAGGAAATCGAAAGCATATTTCACCACTTCCTGAACCAGTTCCTTTCTTTTCTTCGCAGGGAGGTGGCCCGTTTTACTGGCGGGATGTACGCGGATGCGAAAGAGGACTTCGTTCTTGAAAATATTTCCTGCGCCAGAGAAAATGTGCTGATCGAGGATGGCATCGCAAACCAGCATATCAGGAACTTCTTTCAATTTATCTAATGCCTTTTGATCGCTCCAGGATTTGTTCATCACATCAGCGCTCCAGTCGTAGACTTCATCCAGTGGTTTTTCGATCAGTTGCACAGAGCAGGCGTAGAAATTTACTTCGCCTTTGGAGAATTGAAGCGTCAATCGTGGTTTGGCAGTCTTGCGTTCATTGATAAGATAAGAGCCGAAGAGGAGGAAATGGATCCGCACTGTGAATTTCGGGAAGCAGATGAGGAAATGTTTACCCCAGGTTTTGAAAGTGACAGTTTTGTTCTTCAGTATTTGCAGATCGAATGCTTTTGAAGAACCGGCAACGGCCAGTACTTTTTTCCCCTTGTATGGATCAAGGCTTTCTTTGAGAATAACAATGGAGGGTCCTTCCGGCATATGGGAGCTGTTGCAAACGACGGGCCATGGTGAAATGAAAAAAAGAAAAGCCCTGCAATGCAGGGCTCATAATATTTTTGACGATTCAGGAGAGTGCTCCGGACCTTTGTTATTTGCCAAACAATCCGGCCAGGTTATCCAGGATCCCGCCTTCTTTATTTGAATCGTTGTTTCCTTCGGTTTTGTTTCCACCGATGGCAGCAGTCAGATCATTGAAGTCTGTTTTTCCATCTTTATTGATATCCAGGCTGGATGCGATATTACCCAGATCGAAACCACCGCCGCCCTGGCCGCCGGTCAAACTACCAAGGATAGACGAAAGATCAAATCCGCCGCCGCCGGACTTATTGAACAATTTGCTGATGATCATGGGCAGGATTGAGCTGGCGAGACCACTGGCCTGAGCTCCGCTGATGCCCATCTTGCTGGAAAGATTGCCGGTCAGATCAGACATTACATTTTGCACTACCGGGTTGTTTTCTTTAGCAGCATCGTTTCCGGAAAACATGCTCATGATATTGGCCATTCCGCCATTGCTCATGAGGTTTTGGATGCTTCCAACAATGGATTCACTGGCAATATTGCTGACTACTTCGTTCTGATCATTGGGAACATCGGGGTTTTGCTCAACAACTTCCTGGGATGTTGATTTGATCATTGACATTAATTGCTCCATCATAGACGTACTTTTTAGTGAAATGATGGTGTATGTTAAGCTAAATTTCCGGAATTGAAGTTAAATTTTTTGTTACGTGTAAGTTCATTTATGCCAATAATCCGGCAGAACTGTCAGAATTATTGGGTATTTACTGTTCCAGCAATTCCAAAACCCCTTCATTCCTGATGATCATCATCCCCTGCCTGTCTTCCGTTACCCCTTCTTTCAGCTGATAAGGATACTGAGGTCGATGCCCATCCATAATGGTTGGCATGTACCGGAATTGAATATTATGCAGGCCTTCAAGAGAGGCCCCCACTTCAATAATATGTGTTGAAACGATGAATAAACATTGCGTATAATCCGCAAATCCTTCTATAACTGCGAGAGTTCCATCATAAGCATCCTTCACATTGGTGCCTTTGAACAATTCATCGAACATCAATAACAAACTTTTGCCGCTGGCGGCGGCTTCGGCAGCTTGTTTCACGCGAACCACCTCTGCATAAAAATGGCTATAGCCCAGACCAATATTATCCGCCACATTGATACTGGAATACATGCCTTCCCTCACTGAAAACTCCAACCGCGAAGCAGCTACCGGAAAACCCATATGCGCCAGGTACATGCCGATCCCTACTGATTTCATCAGGGTAGACTTACCTGCCATATTTGCTCCCGTCAAAAAGATCATATTGCTGTTTTTATCCAGCAGCAGGTTATTACCCACAGCTCCATCCAGATTGGGATGACGCAGTCCTTCAGCCATAAAAACATTCTCTGGTGCCGACAGAGCTTTCGCATATCCGAATCCTTTGTCGAGGGCCACTTCACTCACTGCGATATGAACATCCGATTCATAAATGAATGCTAAGATATCTTCCAGTTGCTCATGCAGCCTGCCTTTAAGCAAATGATCATACATAGCGAGCAGCTGTAAAGGCAGTGCCTGGTAAATATCGGTATTGTATAAGCGCTCAATCAACTTATCTGATAGTATTGCTTTAATAGCTGACACCCTTTCTGCATATGGAAATTCCGGATGCGGCATTGAATTCACGAATATATAGCACTTATTAAGCGTTACGATGGTGGCCTGCAACCCCTGCACCATTTTTTTATAACGTTCATCGCGTGTAAGAGAGCTCAATAACTTTTTCAGCACCGTTCTTCCCCATACAAGCACAGTATTCCGGCTGGTTCCGGAGTCGAGGTACTCTTGCATGAGATTCACCTGCTGTACATCAAAAGGAAAAGCAAGGCGTGCATTTTGATGGAATCTGAATATGCTGCTTCGATCATTGATAGCAACAGCATCCGTCAACGGATAACGGAACATATTATCCAGCAACTGCTCTCCTCCTCTTGTTCTCACACGATTGAACAAATGATATACGGAACCCTGCCTGAATTTTGCCAGCAGGTTCAGTTCTTCTATTGTTTGTTTGTCTGTATTGAATTGCATGATGATGATTGATGGTGTACCTGTTTTGATAGCAGCCGGGTCTCCGATCCTGCATTTTTCTTTCCATGTTTCAAGATCTCGAGAATGCCTTCATTCCGGATAATGATCATGCCATGCCGATCATCGGTAATGCCCTTTTCCAACCGATAGGTATACTCAGGGGTATGTCCATTCATCCGGGTGGGCAGGTACAGGAATCCTATATTTTTCTGAGACGCAAGGTCCTCTCCTGCTTCCACAATATGAGAGGAAATGATGCAGAGACTTTTATTATGCCTGGCAAACCCTTTGATCACAGCCACTGTAGCTTCATGTGCATCTTTTACATTGGTGCCCCGAAACAGTTCATCAAATAAAATGAAGAATGATCTGCCGGTACTCAATTCCATTGCCATCTTCTTCACCCGTAACACTTCAGCATAGAAATGACTGGCGCCAATGCCCAGGTTATCCGGCAGGTTGATAGTGGTATAGATTCCATCCATCACCGAAAACTCCATCAAACCTGCTGCTACCGGAAAACCCATATGGGCAATATAAAGAGCTGTGCTCAATGCTCTCAAAAAAGTGGATTTCCCTGCCATATTCGCACCGGTCAAAAAGACAAGGTTACGTGATGCATTCATGGTAATATTATTACCCACCGGCTCTTTCAGTGATGGATGATATACATTTTCCAACCTGAGTATTGCGCTGCCTTTATCAAGCGCCTTTGGAAAAATGAACTTTCTCTCTTTCGCTGTTTGAGCCACCGACACATACATATCGAGATAGTAGATATGACCCAATAGTTTTTCCAATGCTGCTTTTGCAGTAGCACGGAATAAACCATCATAGGCCGTAACAGCTGCATAAGACAGCTTACTACCCTGCTGCTCCCTGAGCACAGGCGCAAATGCAGGATCGGCCAATAGTTCAGCAATCTTTTCCCTTTCGTTTGAATAAGCTATGATTCCCTTTATCTCGCTGCGCTCAATAAACTGTTTCGAAAGCCGGATGATCCCGATAATCGCCGCAACACCATTCCTGATCTCCTTCTCACCCGGAGCCACACGGTGATGACCCGATTTTCCATTGTCTTCACTGAGCGCCAAATATTTTTCTGTAGTATCGAATAAAGAAGCATGCCAGGGGAAACGGATATCAAGCCGTGCAAATGCTTCAATAATATTACTGCGCCGGTTGATCGCTTCTTTTTCTGAAAGCGGATTGCGGAACAACTCTTCCAATACAATTTCTCCTCCACGGGTATGAGCATGATTGTAGATATCGTAAATACCCTTACCATTTTTTCTCCCGAAAATGCCAAGGTCATCGATGGTCTGCTCA
This portion of the Pseudobacter ginsenosidimutans genome encodes:
- a CDS encoding MutS-related protein, whose amino-acid sequence is MQFNTDKQTIEELNLLAKFRQGSVYHLFNRVRTRGGEQLLDNMFRYPLTDAVAINDRSSIFRFHQNARLAFPFDVQQVNLMQEYLDSGTSRNTVLVWGRTVLKKLLSSLTRDERYKKMVQGLQATIVTLNKCYIFVNSMPHPEFPYAERVSAIKAILSDKLIERLYNTDIYQALPLQLLAMYDHLLKGRLHEQLEDILAFIYESDVHIAVSEVALDKGFGYAKALSAPENVFMAEGLRHPNLDGAVGNNLLLDKNSNMIFLTGANMAGKSTLMKSVGIGMYLAHMGFPVAASRLEFSVREGMYSSINVADNIGLGYSHFYAEVVRVKQAAEAAASGKSLLLMFDELFKGTNVKDAYDGTLAVIEGFADYTQCLFIVSTHIIEVGASLEGLHNIQFRYMPTIMDGHRPQYPYQLKEGVTEDRQGMMIIRNEGVLELLEQ
- a CDS encoding TonB-dependent receptor; its protein translation is MRKKLQLLLPMLLLAAIASAQYVVTGGVKDSTGAGLPGVTVLIRGTSNYAIADGHGNFSITSKKAPPFILRFSAAGFANKEVEISDNPASPLNVVLSVDYNLTEVVITSRRRIESAQNVPIPISVVGGAQVEATGAFNVNRLKEQVPTVQLYSSNPRNTTLNIRGLGSTFGLTNDGIDPGVGFYVDGVYYARPAATTLDFIDVEQIEVLRGPQGTLFGKNTTAGAFNITTRKPSFTTGLNFEASYGNFGFIQSKASVTGPLIKNKLAGRISFSGTHRDGVLKNVATGKKENTLNNLGVRGQLLFTPTENLNITLTGDVSEQHPDGYAQVLAGVVTTKRAAYRQFDQIIADLNYQLPSRNAFDRVIDHNTTWRSGNELGGVSLNIDWKIGNGTLTSTSAWRYWNWDPSNDRDFTGLAVLSLSQATSKHKQWTQEIRYAGNFSNRLSGVIGVFAIGQDLKTDPVHIEESGSAQWRFSQSTTSELWKTPGLFDGFGIKTKSRLKSFGGAVFGQIDWAITNRLHILPGIRWNYDKKEVDYDRQTYGGLQTDDPALIALKNLVYSNQAFTKDVDENNFSGQLTVQYNLSNKVNTFATVSTSYKPIGVNLGGLPTASGKPMLDLAQIAPEKVTHYEVGAKTHPLGGLTVNLAVHYTQVKDFQTQVQTAEVGVNRGYLANAEEVRVYGAELDANYRINDNFSFYGAVAYTDAKYESFKNAPVPLEETGGAAAFKDISGGELPGVSKWAGSLGGELSTNPKKIIGQNGKYFFGFDGSYRSKFSSSPSSSAYLYVDGYAIANVRAGFRLLNGLSFFAWSRNLFNKDYYEQLLVAAGNAGQYAAVLGDQRTYGVTVRYSF
- a CDS encoding endonuclease, with the translated sequence MPEGPSIVILKESLDPYKGKKVLAVAGSSKAFDLQILKNKTVTFKTWGKHFLICFPKFTVRIHFLLFGSYLINERKTAKPRLTLQFSKGEVNFYACSVQLIEKPLDEVYDWSADVMNKSWSDQKALDKLKEVPDMLVCDAILDQHIFSGAGNIFKNEVLFRIRVHPASKTGHLPAKKRKELVQEVVKYAFDFLKWKKEYVLKKHWQVHTKKECPRCRIPLHKAHLGKTKRRTFFCENCQKEY
- a CDS encoding MutS-related protein — its product is MNVLRTDEQTIDDLGIFGRKNGKGIYDIYNHAHTRGGEIVLEELFRNPLSEKEAINRRSNIIEAFARLDIRFPWHASLFDTTEKYLALSEDNGKSGHHRVAPGEKEIRNGVAAIIGIIRLSKQFIERSEIKGIIAYSNEREKIAELLADPAFAPVLREQQGSKLSYAAVTAYDGLFRATAKAALEKLLGHIYYLDMYVSVAQTAKERKFIFPKALDKGSAILRLENVYHPSLKEPVGNNITMNASRNLVFLTGANMAGKSTFLRALSTALYIAHMGFPVAAGLMEFSVMDGIYTTINLPDNLGIGASHFYAEVLRVKKMAMELSTGRSFFILFDELFRGTNVKDAHEATVAVIKGFARHNKSLCIISSHIVEAGEDLASQKNIGFLYLPTRMNGHTPEYTYRLEKGITDDRHGMIIIRNEGILEILKHGKKNAGSETRLLSKQVHHQSSSCNSIQTNKQ